A stretch of the Zeugodacus cucurbitae isolate PBARC_wt_2022May chromosome 6, idZeuCucr1.2, whole genome shotgun sequence genome encodes the following:
- the LOC105210333 gene encoding CCHC-type zinc finger nucleic acid binding protein, with amino-acid sequence MSAPTCYKCNRPGHFARDCNAGGGMVGGGGRDMRRGGAREKCYKCNQVGHFARTCPEEAERCYRCNGIGHISKECSQADNPTCYKCNKLGHWARNCPEALNDRNVSNISCYKCNRTGHISKNCPDTAKTCYGCGKSGHLRRECDEKGSRN; translated from the coding sequence ATGTCAGCTCCCACGTGTTATAAGTGCAACCGTCCAGGCCACTTTGCCCGCGACTGCAACGCCGGTGGCGGAATGGTAGGAGGAGGAGGCCGTGATATGAGACGCGGTGGTGCTCGCGAAAAGTGCTACAAGTGCAATCAAGTTGGTCACTTTGCGCGTACATGCCCCGAGGAAGCAGAACGCTGTTATCGTTGCAATGGTATCGGACACATCTCAAAGGAGTGTTCACAAGCTGACAATCCCACTTGCTATAAGTGCAACAAGCTTGGTCACTGGGCGCGTAATTGCCCGGAGGCTCTTAACGATCGAAATGTAAGCAACATTTCGTGCTATAAGTGCAACCGCACAGGTCACATTTCCAAGAACTGTCCGGATACAGCGAAGACATGCTACGGCTGCGGCAAGAGTGGCCATCTGAGACGCGAATGTGACGAGAAAGGAAGCCGCAATTAA
- the LOC105210332 gene encoding PRADC1-like protein: MCSLTCLNPNAIALNLLLLLLVIAPLSGVHHPPIHDIVTTQDIIAGDVFFEITEPAVLEYTYRLRPAKDFGISFVSQRYTGIALVLTQPADACSKIRNYREVRGNVALIKRGDCSFLTKTINAENAGAKAAIMTEFDDDSAEFEYYIEMVHDNTSREAHIPAGFLLGKNGIVIRSTLMSLRRPHAIINIPVNLTFVPPAQINHPPWLGW; the protein is encoded by the exons ATGTGCTCGTTGACATGTTTAAATCCCAACGCAATTGCACTCAatttgctattgctattgcttGTGATAGCGCCCTTATCAG GAGTACATCATCCACCCATTCACGATATTGTGACAACTCAAGATATTATAGCTGGTGATGTTTTCTTTGAGATAACAGAACCTGCCGTTTTGGAGTACACGTATCGGTTACGACCGGCAAAAGATTTTGGTATCTCATTTGTCTCACAGCGTTACACTGGCATCGCATTGGTGTTAACGCAACCAGCAGATGCATGCTCAAAGATTCGCAACTATCGTGAAGTGCGCGGAAACGTAGCATTAATTAAAAGAGG CGATTGTTCGTTTTTAACGAAAACTATCAACGCAGAAAATGCCGGCGCCAAAGCGGCTATTATGACGGAATTTGACGATGATTCGGCCGAGTTCGAGTATTACATAGAAATggtacatgacaacacaagcaGAGAAGCGCATATACCCGCCGGGTTTTTGCTGGGCAAAAATGGCATTGTAATACGTTCGACGTTAATGAGTCTACGACGGCCACATGCCATCATCAATATACCAGTGAACCTAACATTTGTGCCACCTGCGCAAATAAATCATCCGCCCTGGTTGGGTTGGTAA